CAACCAAATCTTTGTATTGTTGCAGAACCAACAAGTAAACAGGTGATAGTATTAACAGTGTCTTGTATGCGTGTCCTCAACTCAGAAGCCATTTCATAAACAACTAGTGAGAACCAAACAGCCAACCAATATCTACTCCTCAATCCATGTTAGCTCTTTCTTTTAACATGAATTGTTATAGTTGTTATAGAGCACTGCTCACCATATGGGAGAATATTAGCAAATATAAATGCAGTACTTCAACAACTTGCATTTTACATGTAATCTCACTCGTTTTTTAAGACAGTCGACCTCCAAACAGCTGCAAGCACAAAACTTAATTGGTTGCTAATTCTATATAAATATTGAGGGAAAAAAATCTACATAAGAATGTTGCATAAAAATGACAAAGTAACAACTAATGGTATCTTCAAAACTACTGAATATAATTTCATCCAACTTAGAAGTATAGGAAAATTGATATCAAATTCTGATGTCTTGCAACCACCAATGTAGAAAAAGGAGAAATGCCATAAATTATATCTTTCAGTGGGGCATAAAAACGAAAATAGAAATTACTTCCATATGTGAATGAAGATAATAAGAGATTAATTGTAACATATGAATGTCAAACTTTTACAATCcatgatttagaaaaaaaaaaaagaaaatcattaaCACAAAACTAGAGAGGCAAGAATTTCCGAACCCAAACAACTCCATCAACTTAAATTTCCTTGTAAAATTGTGAACTAAAACCTTCATTAACTCTAACAGAAGTAAGACCACTTTGGGTACAAAGAAGTAAAAGAGAACATCTTTGGCAGATGAATATGCGTCACTTTCAATTTCTTTCAACACATATCCTTATAGGAAAAAAATAAATCCTCAAAAATCTCAAAGGATAAATTCCAATTATCAGAATCTCTTGGTCATCCTCACGCCATGAAAAGAAGGAATGAAACTATAATTGTGTAAATTAGATGAATGAAATCTTCTTTACAATTAATTTTACCTCGTATTAAATAAGAAGGAAGAAAGGTTTGATGCAAGATCTGTGTACGTCGAAGCAACAAACGAGTACGAACAGTCCCAAGAGTTTACAAAGCTACACCACACCCTGACTGTTCTACCAGAAACCGATTCAGATATCTAAGTGACAGCCATCAAGATCCAATCTCGGTACCACTCCCTCCACCAACATGAACAAGAACGCCATATTCCTTCTCGTCtccgaaagaaaaaaataaataaagggaGAAAACCATCAGGAAATCAAGAACTCAGAAATACTCGACACGAGAACAACAAACGGCATCAAATTCTTTGATTTCGGAGACTTCTTTTTGGATGCAAAAGGAGGAAAAAGGAGAATCATCTGAAAGTTGCGGCAGTCTGCAAGCGCAGGTTTGTCGCAGAAATCAAGAAGAGGGGAGAAGGTCGATCCGGATCCAAAGAAAGACCGATCGGTGCAAGCGAAGCAGAGAAGGACTACCTCCGGATTACACGAAGACTATGTCTCTGCTAGACAGTCAGAGACGCTGCGAAGGACTCATCAAGATCGCATCATTGTACGAATTCCGCGTGCTACAGCGAGGAGAAAAAGAGGAACCGGTGGATCCCCTTTCCAGGATCGTGCGCGCAACGGTGGCGTCTCGAGGAGACTGTCCGCTTGCAGCGTGCTTTCTTCGCCCGAGAGAAGTGCACACAGACGCAACCCacagaaagagaaaagagaaagaaaaggagaagagacaaGCGATAGATAGATCAATGGGACCCGCACCCAAACCTTCCTTGAATGGGACCCAAAGTGGTGAGGCCCATTCCAAGAAGATTAACCCCAAATTTACGGTCCTGCCATGTGCCGTCATCTGATTGCAATTGTAAGACTCGGTAGAGCATCAgttaaaatactattatgtcatcAAATAATCGAAAGATCATCAAACATATTAAGTCGAGCAATTGTAAGTTAGATTTCGAAAGCGTGCAATCAATGCTGTAGTAAAACTTAACTCCATGATCGATCAACTGCAAGCGATTAAATCCGCTGCAAGATTAAGACAACCAAACAATCCAATCCATTTGGGATGCTCGACGACTCCGCTGCACTCACcgatatgatatgatgaagtgtaTGAACCGTTCCAGGCTCTACCGACGGTGCCTACTCACCGAcacaatcattatatatatatatatatatatatatatatatatatatatatatatatatatatatatatatatatatatatgtatatatggttTCCGTTACATATGTGATAAGCGAATCGGTGGGCGCATGTTTCTGAAGCGTTATAAACTTCCGTTATATTGGATGCGGTTTTATGGGCGTCATATTGTCGAAGCAGGGGAGGAGAGGGTAAAGGGATGGGGGGGCGAGAAGAGGAAGGCAGAGAAATGGAAGGTCTCGATCTCTATGTCCTCTTCctatccttctcctcctccgcgtCCTTCGCTATATCGGTACGCTATTCCTTGTTTGATAGGTACGAACGGCTTTTTATTCGATTCTTTACGTGATTGATTCGCTCGTTTGCaaagaagtgttttttttttatggaaaTGGCAACATTTTTTACTGTTTAAGTTGGTTTGAGTGAAATTCATGTGTGATGTGTGGGTTTGTCTTCTGAATTCTTGGTCTAGCTTCTTAGCTTCTTGGCCGCTGGTAAAAGTTTTGTAATTTCAAGCCGTTTATGAGCTTTTGTTTGGGACTTCACAGCAATCGGTGTAGTTTTTAGGATGATGTTGTCATCAGATCAGTTATTGATTCTTAGTTTTCGTTGGATATGATCGGAATTTCAGACATTGGAGCAAAATTTTCTGGTTAATTCTGTCGCTGGTTTATTTTGGAACACGTTTTTAGCTTGATGGGTTATCTATACAACCGTTGATTTGTGTGTTGTGATTTGTTGCCATATGCCAACTATTATTAATGCCGTAGTTTAGTTTGTACTGTGTTTTTCATGGAAAGCATGAACCAGTTAGAAGTTTGGTTTATGGCTACAGGTTTATTAGATTTATTTGATTCAACCAAATTAGACTTCAATCATTGTTTCTTTACTGGTCCATGTTGAAGCGGAGTTTAACAGCCAGTCTGTCTCTATGATGCAACTATATTAAAAGGAATACACCACTCATAAAACTTGGTTTTGTGTGACCATGCTGGAGGAAATCCACCACAGCAAGAAGGAATCTTTTATTTTCAGGACTGAACTGAATGCCATAGTATGCCGATTGGTAGTTCTGGATCTTTCTTGGTTTTTGTGTTTTTATTACAACATTGTAGATTAAGTGGTACGCCTGATCTGATATATGGAAGCTTGCTATTATAGAGTAGCAATCCAGACATGGCGAAGCTAGAGGGAGATATTGATATTGTATTATAGTGGACAGCATGATCCTTTTCTTCTTTTGGTTTAAGTCCCCCTTCCTACAAGGCTAAACTTTTGGTTGAAGTTTTCAAGTTTTCTGATGTTTACTGGATTTATCTTGTTAATAATGGTGTGGTTCAGCTGATGAATGATGTTTTCTTGAGAATCTGGCGGCAAGTTAGATATGATATTTTGCTCTTTGTTCCGAATAGAAAGTTGGTTCTACTGATTGTCACTTTTTCTTCGTagccatctttttttagtaatagAGATATATATATTAACCTGTGTTTGTTTTCCAAGTTTTTTTCTGTTACAAATTGTGGCCACAGGCAACATTAAGAAGAATCAAGTCAGGTCTAACATTTTGCTCTTTGTGCTGAATGTAAAGTTAGCTCTAGCTGACAACGGTTGCCGCCTCTCTCTTCTTAGCACAACATTTTCAGTAATAGAAATATATCAACCTGTGTTTGTTTTCCAAGCCTTTTTCCCTGTTACAAATTGCTAGTGACATACGAAGATTGTTACCACTGCAACCGATATGTATGCGGAAGTTTGTGTCCCTTCCTCAACTAATTTTGGTTTTGGTTTTGGTTTCAGATGTGCCCTTAATGAATAGCTTTTGCATCTCCGATTGTTCGCTTGCCAAAAGATGTCAACCTCATGATGCTGCCACCAATTCAATAAGAATGTGGAGTTTTGCTTCGAATGCCATAGCTGGAAGTTTAGGGtccagaagagatttgttgaagccAAGGCAGGCTAATCCTGTTTGTTCTGATGATGAAGCCTCTCCATGTGCCAGCAGGGATGAAGGTCTTGAATGCCCCATTTGCTGGGAATCTTTCAACATTGTGGACAATGTGCCATATGTATTATGGTGTGGGCACACCCTCTGCAAGAACTGTGTTCTGGGACTTCAGTGGGCTGTGGTGAAATTTCCAACTTTACCAATTCAACTGCCACTCTTCATTTCATGCCCATGGTGCCAGTTCTTGTCATTTCGGCTGGTTTACAGAGGCCAATTAAAGTTTCCGCGGAAGAACTTTTTCTTACTCCGGATGGTTGAGAGCCTGAACATTGAGCAAGCAAGATGGTGCTCTGCATTTATTCGGGACTGCCAATCTATCTCTAATTCTAACAGTCGCTCGTCCGTGGAAAGCAGTGATCACCATCACCAATGCAGCATACGGAGAAGCCCTCAGTATATGCATTCAGATAATTCGTGGTCCAATGCCAGTCTAACAAGTCTCATCGTTAGATGCTGGAATGTTGCGAATATCAAGTTGTCTCTGCGAAATTCACTGGCTTTCCTTGTTCACCTGATTGCAAAGTTCCCATTGGTTGTCATATTCCTTTTCATTCTGGTTTATGTGATGCCAGTAAGTGTGGGCATCTTGGTGCTGCATATCCTCATTACTATCCTGTTTGGTTTCCCTTCCTTCTTGATACTGTACTTTGCTTATCCTGGTTTAGATTGGCTTGTAAGAGAAATAACCTCA
The DNA window shown above is from Musa acuminata AAA Group cultivar baxijiao chromosome BXJ2-4, Cavendish_Baxijiao_AAA, whole genome shotgun sequence and carries:
- the LOC135611329 gene encoding uncharacterized protein LOC135611329 isoform X2 yields the protein MNSFCISDCSLAKRCQPHDAATNSIRMWSFASNAIAGSLGSRRDLLKPRQANPVCSDDEASPCASRDEGLECPICWESFNIVDNVPYVLWCGHTLCKNCVLGLQWAVVKFPTLPIQLPLFISCPWCQFLSFRLVYRGQLKFPRKNFFLLRMVESLNIEQARWCSAFIRDCQSISNSNSRSSVESSDHHHQCSIRRSPQYMHSDNSWSNASLTSLIVRCWNVANIKLSLRNSLAFLVHLIAKFPLVVIFLFILVYVMPVSVGILVLHILITILFGFPSFLILYFAYPGLDWLVREITS
- the LOC135611329 gene encoding uncharacterized protein LOC135611329 isoform X1, whose protein sequence is MFLKRYKLPLYWMRFYGRHIVEAGEERVKGWGGEKRKAEKWKVSISMSSSYPSPPPRPSLYRYAIPCLIDVPLMNSFCISDCSLAKRCQPHDAATNSIRMWSFASNAIAGSLGSRRDLLKPRQANPVCSDDEASPCASRDEGLECPICWESFNIVDNVPYVLWCGHTLCKNCVLGLQWAVVKFPTLPIQLPLFISCPWCQFLSFRLVYRGQLKFPRKNFFLLRMVESLNIEQARWCSAFIRDCQSISNSNSRSSVESSDHHHQCSIRRSPQYMHSDNSWSNASLTSLIVRCWNVANIKLSLRNSLAFLVHLIAKFPLVVIFLFILVYVMPVSVGILVLHILITILFGFPSFLILYFAYPGLDWLVREITS